The following coding sequences lie in one Zingiber officinale cultivar Zhangliang chromosome 2B, Zo_v1.1, whole genome shotgun sequence genomic window:
- the LOC122046363 gene encoding uncharacterized protein LOC122046363 — protein sequence MGGGAMRTAVKAAALGSYRTIGPLAGRAELAVGRRAHHPSNATASTEASPAFSISASEKAPQDAAILSAAQIPSWEIDDWEFAGWTEDEEVALRDSLHPPPRVVFGPVPTLEEAKEATADLEDAVKDLYFSPISNHSPRAVPHESTNLEASAIVLPSIPKHVAQTFALLHGNSEVQDVVASIAADKNVWDAVLKNPKVAEFYKTHKSIAAPPSESSVETELLPVADEGCESSTAESTRSSPLADFMFMVKDKVTQVVSNISDFLQDFFEPSAETSSAKSSSPENDKPLVDFTLGASLMALAVTTILVILFKRA from the exons ATGGGCGGAGGAGCGATGAGAACCGCCGTGAAGGCCGCGGCCCTAGGCAGCTACCGCACGATCGGCCCGTTGGCTGGCCGTGCGGAGTTGGCGGTCGGACGGCGGGCTCACCATCCTTCCAACGCAACCGCCTCCACCGAGGCATCGCCTGCCTTCTCCATTTCCGCGTCCGAGAAGGCGCCGCAGGACGCGGCTATTCTGTCGGCCGCTCAGATTCCGTCATGGGAGATCGATGATTGGGAGTTCGCTGGGTGGACGGAGGACGAGGAGGTCGCGCTCCGCGATTCGTTGCATCCGCCCCCTAGGGTCGTCTTCGGGCCCGTGCCGACGCTGGAGGAAGCCAAGGAGGCGACTGCCGATCTCGAAGATGCCGTAAAGGA CTTGTACTTTTCTCCAATTTCCAATCATTCTCCTAGAGCAGTTCCGCATGAATCTACCAATCTCGAAGCTTCAGCAATCGTTCTTCCATCGATTCCCAAACATGTTGCCCAAACATTTGCATTGTTGCATGGAAACTCTGAAGTTCAG GATGTTGTTGCTTCCATCGCCGCTGACAAGAATGTTTGGGATGCTGTTCTGAAAAACCCCAAAGTTGCTGAATTCTACAAGACACACAAGTCAA TTGCTGCCCCTCCATCCGAATCCAGCGTCGAAACTGAACTACTGCCTGTCGCCGATGAAGGTTGTGAATCGTCTACTGCCGAATCAACTAGAAGCTCACCGTTAGCAGATTTCATGTTTATGGTGAAAGACAAAGTCACACAAGTAGTGAGCAACATCTCCGACTTCCTCCAGGACTTCTTTGAGCCATCAGCTGAAACTTCCAGCGCAAAGAGTAGTAGCCCTGAAAATGATAAACCACTCGTCGACTTCACTTTGGGAGCATCTCTCATGGCTCTAGCAGTCACAACGATATTGGTTATCTTGTTCAAGAGAGCATAA